One segment of Synechococcus sp. MU1617 DNA contains the following:
- the psbF gene encoding cytochrome b559 subunit beta: MTQSPPVATTPRNYPIFTVRWLALHTLGIPTVFFLGALGAMQFIRR; encoded by the coding sequence ATGACACAATCTCCACCCGTCGCCACCACCCCACGCAACTATCCGATCTTCACGGTGCGTTGGCTGGCGTTGCACACCCTTGGCATCCCGACGGTCTTCTTCCTTGGCGCCCTCGGCGCGATGCAGTTCATTCGCCGCTGA
- a CDS encoding NADH dehydrogenase subunit K, protein MSENTSPSISAVRDLREASCGPIGTPTVTNDLSENVILTSLDDLHNWARLSSLWPLLYGTACCFIEFAALLGSRFDFDRFGLVPRSSPRQADLLIVAGTVTMKMAPALVRLYEQMPEPKYVIAMGACTITGGMFSADSTTAVRGVDKLIPVDLYLPGCPPRPEAIFDAVIKLRKKVGDESLAERRKHQQTHRYLTVSHQMKRVEPVVTGAYLRAESQKAALAAAPAGQTLATDAAVLTPAADPVES, encoded by the coding sequence ATGTCTGAAAACACATCCCCCTCCATTTCTGCTGTTCGTGATCTGCGCGAAGCCAGCTGCGGTCCGATTGGTACCCCGACGGTCACCAACGACCTCAGCGAAAACGTCATCCTCACCAGCTTGGATGATCTGCACAACTGGGCTCGTTTGAGCAGTCTCTGGCCCCTCCTCTATGGAACGGCCTGCTGCTTTATTGAGTTCGCAGCTTTGCTCGGCTCCCGTTTCGACTTTGACCGTTTTGGTCTTGTTCCGCGCAGTTCTCCGCGTCAGGCCGACCTTTTGATCGTGGCTGGCACGGTGACCATGAAAATGGCCCCAGCCCTGGTGCGGCTTTATGAGCAGATGCCAGAGCCGAAGTACGTGATCGCTATGGGTGCCTGCACCATCACCGGTGGCATGTTCAGCGCTGACTCCACCACCGCGGTGCGCGGCGTCGACAAATTGATTCCGGTGGATCTTTATCTACCGGGCTGTCCGCCCCGCCCCGAAGCCATTTTTGACGCCGTGATCAAGCTGCGCAAGAAAGTTGGGGATGAGTCGTTGGCGGAGCGGCGCAAGCATCAGCAGACCCATCGCTATTTGACGGTCTCCCATCAGATGAAGCGTGTGGAGCCTGTTGTGACCGGCGCCTACCTCCGGGCTGAATCCCAAAAAGCTGCCCTGGCTGCAGCTCCGGCCGGTCAGACCCTGGCCACCGATGCAGCCGTGCTCACCCCTGCTGCTGATCCTGTCGAGTCATGA
- a CDS encoding rubredoxin — MSDEQQSVQPVESTEAVEPAVETTPESDTRTHRFECRSCGYVYDPEEGVKKVGIEAGTAFEDLDPMSFRCPVCRSRVAAFRDIGPRAKASGFDENLNFGLGVNRMTPGQKNVLIFGGLALGFAFFLSLYSLR, encoded by the coding sequence GTGAGCGACGAACAACAGTCCGTCCAGCCGGTCGAATCGACCGAAGCGGTGGAGCCAGCGGTTGAAACCACCCCGGAGAGCGACACACGGACCCACCGTTTCGAATGTCGCAGCTGTGGCTACGTCTACGACCCAGAGGAAGGCGTCAAAAAGGTTGGTATCGAAGCCGGCACGGCTTTCGAAGATCTCGATCCGATGTCATTTCGTTGTCCGGTCTGCAGGAGCAGAGTGGCCGCTTTCCGCGACATCGGCCCGCGCGCCAAAGCCAGCGGCTTCGACGAAAATCTGAATTTCGGCCTCGGTGTCAACCGAATGACCCCAGGACAGAAGAATGTTCTGATCTTTGGCGGCCTTGCCCTCGGCTTCGCCTTCTTCCTATCCCTTTATTCCCTGCGCTGA
- a CDS encoding photosynthesis system II assembly factor Ycf48: MKRLLNSATQLILVFVLGISLSGCVTTHVPTATTSPWQAMDLDTQANPLDVAFTDSRHGYLVGSNRMIRETNDGGAHWNERSLDLPDEENFRLISIDFNGDEGWIAGQPGLLMHSDDGGQNWTRLFLDTKLPGEPYLITALGSHSAELATNVGAVYETHNDGSSWEAKVTDAAGAVRDLRRSNDGSYVSVSGLGNFYATWEPGDSVWQVHQRVSSQRLQSIGFQPDGNLWMVARGAQIRLNDEPGNFDSWSKAIIPITNGYGYMDLAWDDDGAIWAGGGNGTLLVSKDGGDSWENDPVGDRQPSNFTRMVFDGEHAFVLGERGNLLRWVGNAV, encoded by the coding sequence ATGAAACGTCTGTTGAACTCTGCGACCCAGCTCATACTGGTTTTTGTGTTGGGGATCAGCCTCAGCGGCTGCGTTACGACCCACGTCCCCACGGCCACCACCAGCCCCTGGCAGGCCATGGATCTCGACACCCAGGCCAACCCACTGGATGTGGCCTTCACCGACAGCCGCCACGGCTATCTGGTGGGCAGTAACCGGATGATCCGGGAAACCAATGACGGTGGCGCCCACTGGAATGAGCGCAGCCTGGACCTACCCGACGAAGAAAACTTCCGTCTGATCAGCATCGACTTCAATGGCGATGAAGGCTGGATCGCAGGACAGCCAGGGCTGCTGATGCACAGCGATGACGGCGGGCAGAACTGGACCCGCCTGTTCCTCGACACCAAATTGCCCGGCGAGCCCTACCTAATCACTGCCCTGGGAAGCCATTCCGCAGAACTGGCCACCAACGTGGGGGCGGTCTACGAGACCCATAACGATGGCAGCAGCTGGGAAGCCAAGGTGACCGATGCCGCGGGTGCCGTCCGGGATCTGCGTCGAAGCAACGATGGCAGCTACGTGAGCGTGAGTGGCCTCGGCAACTTCTATGCCACATGGGAACCGGGAGATTCCGTCTGGCAGGTGCACCAGCGCGTGAGCAGCCAGCGGCTGCAAAGCATCGGCTTCCAACCCGATGGCAATCTCTGGATGGTTGCTCGCGGTGCTCAGATCCGCCTGAACGATGAGCCTGGAAATTTCGACAGCTGGAGCAAGGCGATCATCCCGATCACTAACGGCTACGGCTACATGGATCTGGCGTGGGATGACGACGGAGCCATTTGGGCCGGCGGCGGCAACGGCACCCTTCTGGTGAGCAAAGACGGCGGCGACAGCTGGGAAAACGACCCTGTCGGGGACCGTCAACCCAGCAACTTCACCCGCATGGTCTTCGACGGAGAGCATGCCTTTGTGCTGGGTGAGCGGGGCAACCTGCTCCGTTGGGTGGGCAACGCTGTGTAA
- a CDS encoding photosystem II reaction center protein L: MERNPNPNNLPVELNRTSLYLGLLFVFVTGVLMSSYFFN; encoded by the coding sequence ATGGAACGCAATCCCAACCCCAACAACCTTCCGGTTGAGCTCAACCGCACCAGCCTGTACTTGGGCCTGCTGTTTGTCTTCGTAACCGGAGTGCTCATGTCCAGCTACTTCTTCAACTGA
- a CDS encoding NAD(P)H-quinone oxidoreductase subunit 3 → MFALPGYDAFLGFLLIAAAVPVLALVTNKLVAPKSRAGERQLTYESGMEPIGGAWIQFNIRYYMFALVFVIFDVETVFLYPWAVAFNRLGLLAFIEALIFIAILLVALAYAWRKGALEWS, encoded by the coding sequence ATGTTTGCCCTGCCCGGCTATGACGCCTTCCTGGGGTTTCTGCTGATTGCAGCAGCTGTACCTGTGTTGGCTCTGGTGACCAACAAGTTGGTGGCCCCGAAAAGCCGTGCCGGTGAGCGCCAGCTCACCTACGAATCCGGCATGGAACCCATTGGCGGGGCCTGGATTCAATTCAATATCCGCTACTACATGTTTGCGTTGGTCTTCGTCATCTTTGATGTGGAGACTGTGTTTCTTTATCCCTGGGCTGTTGCGTTCAACCGTCTCGGCTTGTTGGCCTTCATTGAGGCCTTGATTTTCATCGCCATTCTCCTGGTGGCATTGGCCTACGCCTGGCGCAAAGGCGCCCTTGAGTGGAGCTAG
- a CDS encoding NAD(P)H-quinone oxidoreductase subunit J — MSETPSKKTVASDEAGAVVAPESGPVSQWLNKQGFDHNSLEPDHLGVEQIGVEAAVLPMIVAALKSNGFDYLQCQGGYDEGPGEQLVCFYHLLAMAEQVEAMASDPSATLREVRIKVFLSREGTPSLPSIYGLFRGADWQERETFDMYGIHFEGHPHPKRLLMPEDWKGWPLRKDYVQPDFYEMQDAY, encoded by the coding sequence ATGAGCGAAACCCCTTCCAAAAAAACTGTCGCCTCCGATGAAGCGGGTGCTGTTGTTGCTCCCGAGTCCGGTCCTGTAAGCCAATGGCTGAATAAGCAAGGCTTTGATCACAACAGCCTGGAGCCTGACCATCTCGGCGTTGAGCAGATCGGTGTTGAAGCTGCCGTGCTTCCGATGATTGTTGCTGCTCTTAAGAGCAACGGTTTCGACTATCTGCAGTGTCAGGGGGGCTACGACGAAGGCCCTGGTGAGCAGCTGGTTTGCTTCTATCACCTGTTGGCGATGGCGGAACAGGTTGAGGCGATGGCTTCTGACCCTTCCGCCACATTGCGGGAAGTGAGGATCAAAGTCTTCCTCAGCCGTGAGGGAACCCCTTCGCTCCCATCCATCTATGGGTTGTTCCGCGGTGCGGATTGGCAGGAGCGTGAAACCTTCGACATGTATGGCATCCATTTCGAGGGGCACCCGCATCCCAAGCGCTTGCTGATGCCTGAAGACTGGAAAGGTTGGCCGCTGCGTAAGGACTACGTTCAGCCTGATTTCTACGAAATGCAGGACGCTTATTGA
- a CDS encoding NAD-dependent epimerase translates to MARTVLVTGAAGFIGAALSIRLLQRGDRVVGLDNLNDYYDPNLKQARLRQIEAVAPAGAWRFERMALEDVEALNALFSAEQPQVVVNLAAQAGVRYSLENPAAYIQSNLVGFGNVLEGCRHYGTENLVYASSSSVYGGNRNLPFHEGQPVNHPVSLYAASKKANELMAHTYSHLYGLPATGLRFFTVYGPWGRPDMAPMLFARAILAGEPIKVFNHGKMQRDFTYIDDIVEGVIRCCDKPAMANPEFDPLHPDPATAAAPHRVFNIGNSQPTELLRFIEVMEKALGREAVKDFQPMQPGDVVATAADTQALEEWIGFRPSTKIENGIRFFADWYQDFYNH, encoded by the coding sequence ATGGCGCGGACGGTTCTGGTCACCGGCGCCGCCGGTTTCATCGGTGCAGCCTTGTCGATACGACTGCTGCAGCGTGGTGATCGAGTTGTTGGTCTCGATAATCTGAACGACTACTACGATCCCAATCTCAAACAAGCGAGGCTGCGTCAGATCGAAGCGGTGGCTCCGGCTGGAGCTTGGCGGTTTGAGCGCATGGCTTTGGAAGATGTTGAAGCATTGAATGCACTGTTTTCTGCAGAACAGCCCCAAGTGGTGGTGAATCTGGCTGCTCAGGCCGGTGTCCGTTACTCCTTGGAGAACCCTGCGGCTTACATCCAGAGCAATCTGGTGGGCTTTGGGAATGTGCTGGAAGGCTGTCGCCATTACGGCACAGAAAACCTTGTCTATGCCTCCAGCAGTTCGGTCTACGGCGGCAACCGCAACCTGCCCTTTCATGAGGGTCAGCCGGTGAACCACCCGGTGAGTCTCTATGCCGCGAGTAAAAAGGCCAACGAGCTGATGGCCCATACCTACAGCCATCTTTATGGTTTGCCAGCCACGGGATTGCGCTTTTTCACGGTGTATGGCCCCTGGGGGCGACCCGACATGGCCCCGATGTTGTTTGCGCGAGCGATTTTGGCTGGTGAGCCGATCAAGGTGTTCAATCACGGCAAGATGCAGCGCGACTTCACTTACATCGACGACATTGTTGAGGGCGTCATCCGTTGCTGCGACAAACCAGCGATGGCTAATCCTGAGTTTGATCCGCTTCACCCGGACCCCGCTACGGCTGCGGCACCCCATCGGGTATTCAACATCGGGAATAGTCAGCCGACGGAACTACTGCGTTTCATCGAGGTGATGGAGAAGGCGCTGGGACGTGAAGCAGTCAAAGACTTTCAGCCAATGCAGCCTGGTGATGTGGTGGCGACGGCAGCTGATACCCAGGCTTTGGAGGAGTGGATAGGATTTCGGCCTTCAACAAAGATTGAGAACGGAATAAGATTCTTCGCCGACTGGTATCAAGACTTCTACAATCACTAA
- a CDS encoding photosystem II reaction center protein J translates to MSGKKSPYPDGRIPDRNPDGTPAVPWRSRWTEGVLPLWLVATAGGMAVLFVVGLFFYGSYTGVGSA, encoded by the coding sequence ATGAGCGGAAAAAAATCCCCGTATCCCGACGGTCGAATTCCCGATCGCAATCCTGATGGAACACCGGCTGTACCCTGGAGAAGCCGTTGGACCGAAGGCGTTCTTCCCCTATGGCTGGTTGCCACTGCAGGCGGAATGGCCGTTCTGTTCGTTGTAGGCCTGTTCTTCTATGGGTCGTACACCGGAGTTGGTTCCGCCTGA
- the psbE gene encoding cytochrome b559 subunit alpha translates to MAAGSTGERPFFEIITSIRYWVIHAVTLPSIFLAGFLFVSTGLAYDAFGTPRPDAYFQASESKAPVVSQRYEGKSELDIRLK, encoded by the coding sequence ATGGCCGCCGGCTCAACAGGAGAACGACCGTTCTTCGAAATCATCACGAGCATCCGTTACTGGGTGATCCACGCCGTGACACTGCCTTCCATCTTTTTGGCAGGCTTCCTGTTCGTGTCCACCGGCCTCGCCTACGACGCTTTCGGCACCCCTCGCCCCGATGCTTATTTCCAAGCATCTGAAAGCAAGGCTCCCGTGGTGAGCCAGCGCTATGAGGGCAAATCTGAACTCGACATCCGCCTGAAATAA
- a CDS encoding sulfotransferase family 2 domain-containing protein, with the protein MKKIQRFASFLISSLKRSHAGRKYLLAVINNYFPADAKRLIESTNSSCFSADLILPECAEVEPTYLESLSDVAIRHDLIADSILSSFLGANRDAFFNHYPDHPSLASDSSAVSTDSLHVNQQSCRTSNRVLYQKLSRTKLANNNRFDFAQKHTIVHYRSGAVCSFIPKNACSCIRYSFGVANGCIQSSKDFDWIHQNNYSFNAKDAQLFSAPYSFVFLRNPFARLVSYYLDKICGSSQHSSDVSYDVAKKLFAVKNDQYTFRDFVDYLYLRPSLMQNDVHIRPQNEFLIFERYHDYFAVEDFAESSRKIREAYGIELLDVRGLSDGHTQAELKKYSGSDNFCDATIADIRAMAAEGISPGYYNIYDDVTAAKVAKLYFGDIMLYCRQIKPDVSRPIWNWLDKVQATI; encoded by the coding sequence GTGAAAAAAATTCAGAGGTTTGCAAGTTTTTTGATCTCATCCCTGAAGCGTTCCCATGCTGGGAGAAAGTATCTACTTGCAGTAATCAATAATTATTTCCCTGCGGATGCGAAGAGATTAATTGAAAGCACAAACTCATCGTGTTTCTCTGCCGATCTGATTCTTCCTGAGTGTGCAGAAGTAGAACCAACTTATTTGGAGAGTTTGTCGGATGTGGCAATTAGGCACGACTTAATCGCCGATAGTATTTTGTCGAGTTTTCTAGGAGCAAACAGAGATGCTTTTTTCAATCACTATCCAGATCATCCCTCTCTTGCCAGCGACTCTTCTGCAGTGTCTACAGATTCGCTGCACGTAAATCAACAATCCTGTAGAACTTCGAATAGGGTCTTGTATCAAAAGCTTTCAAGAACAAAGCTAGCCAATAACAATAGGTTTGACTTCGCACAGAAGCACACAATTGTTCACTACCGATCTGGTGCTGTCTGTTCTTTTATTCCAAAGAATGCGTGTTCCTGCATTCGATATTCCTTTGGGGTGGCCAATGGGTGCATTCAATCTTCGAAAGACTTTGATTGGATTCACCAAAATAATTATTCATTTAATGCCAAAGATGCTCAGCTATTTTCAGCACCTTATTCTTTTGTTTTCTTGAGGAACCCTTTCGCGCGACTTGTTTCCTATTATTTGGATAAGATTTGTGGATCGTCTCAGCACTCTTCTGATGTCAGCTACGATGTTGCTAAAAAATTATTTGCAGTCAAGAACGATCAATATACTTTTCGAGACTTTGTCGACTACCTTTATTTGAGGCCGTCTTTAATGCAGAATGATGTTCATATCCGTCCGCAGAATGAATTCTTGATTTTCGAGCGATATCATGATTATTTTGCTGTTGAAGATTTTGCAGAATCTTCTCGTAAAATTCGTGAGGCATATGGTATTGAATTGCTTGATGTTAGGGGGTTAAGTGATGGCCATACACAAGCTGAACTTAAAAAGTATTCAGGCTCTGATAATTTTTGTGATGCAACAATTGCTGATATCCGTGCGATGGCTGCTGAGGGAATTTCTCCTGGTTACTATAATATCTACGACGATGTAACTGCTGCGAAGGTCGCAAAGCTATATTTTGGTGACATTATGCTTTACTGTCGTCAAATTAAGCCAGATGTTTCAAGGCCTATTTGGAATTGGCTTGACAAAGTCCAGGCTACAATTTAA